In Populus alba chromosome 1, ASM523922v2, whole genome shotgun sequence, a single window of DNA contains:
- the LOC118033775 gene encoding uncharacterized protein At5g41620 isoform X1 — protein MHKGVHLTNGGGGGGDSRLRRHEKRQHFFKEKGLDLSHFLADPSPSSPDQCSFLLLILMSFLNQPESAGSLRRHIAASLIQHHRSIERSNHALQPVSPASYGSSMEVAPYNPAVTPSSSLDFKGRIGESHYSLKTSTELLKVLNRIWSLEEQHVSNVSLIKALKIELDHARIRIKELLRYQQADRHEIDDLMKQIAEDKLVQKSKEQERLHAAIQSLRDELEDERKLRKRSESLHRKLARELSEVKSSFSNALKEMERERKSRKLLEDLCDEFAKGIKDYEQEVHTLNKKSDRDWVGRADGDRLILHISESWLDERMQMRLEETQHGFSENNSIADKLGFEIETFLKTKRMGNSKSSNNVLPRERRNSMESVPLNETVSAPQDVGDEQDSTGSDSHCFKHNRPGNDDFHLHGDEAVAGHTDEMEKSTRTKKKLASRERSRCQNPSNLQVKFEEHKAQAMPCNGNKKSEVMELEGVKTGEGNPTEVSISRRSENCDATEGGSLERKSKVDEIHGSNSNYVIDNLIRSHISSSEAVNLHLENDAGEASCSYPPRRYASPVRQWMSKLTSPDLDISESSTKPPPNMKENTLKAKLLEARSKGPRSRLRIFKGSS, from the exons ATGCACAAGGGTGTGCATCTTACTAATGGtgggggtggtggtggtgattctAGGTTGCGCCGCCACGAAAAGCGGCAAcattttttcaaggaaaaggGACTTGACCTCTCTCATTTCTTGGCTGACCCTTCTCCTAGTTCTCCTGATCAG TGCTCGTTTCTGCTGCTAATCTTGATGTCATTTCTTAACCAGCCAGAAAGTGCAGGCAGTTTAAGGAGACATATTGCTGCATCTCTGATTCAGCATCATCGATCAATTGAAAGAAGTAACCATGCTCTACAACCTGTATCTCCAGCAAGTTATGGTAGTTCTATGGAG GTGGCACCTTATAACCCTGCAGTCACTCCTTCCAGCTCGTTGGACTTCAAAGGAAGGATTGGTGAGTCACATTATAGTCTCAAAACATCCACAGAATTACTAAAAGTATTGAATCGAATATGGAGCCTTGAAGAACAGCATGTTTCTAATGTGTCATTGATAAAAGCATTGAAGATTGAGCTAGACCATGCCCGTATCAGGATTAAAGAACTACTTCGGTATCAGCAAGCAGATCGGCATGAGATAGATGATTTAATGAAGCAAATTGCTGAAGATAAACTAGTTCAGAAGAGTAAGGAGCAGGAACGTTTGCATGCTGCTATCCAGTCTCTCAGGGATGAGCTGGAAGATGAGAGGAAGTTAAGAAAACGATCGGAGAGCCTACACAGGAAATTAGCCCGGGAGCTTTCTGAAGTGAAATCCTCCTTTTCTAATGCTTTGAAAGAGatggaaagagagagaaaatctaGAAAGTTGTTGGAAGACCTCTGTGACGAGTTTGCCAAGGGAATAAAAGACTACGAACAGGAAGTGCATACCCTGAATAAAAAATCTGACAGGGATTGGGTTGGAAGGGCTGATGGTGATCGTTTGATTCTCCACATATCTGAATCATGGCTTGATGAGCGGATGCAGATGAGGCTAGAAGAAACACAGCATGGTTTTTCTGAAAACAACTCAATAGCGGACAAATTGGGTTTCGAAATAGAGACATTCCTTAAAACTAAACGAATGGGTAATTCTAAGAGCAGCAATAACGTATTGCCAAGGGAACGGCGGAATTCAATGGAATCCGTCCCTCTGAATGAGACTGTAAGTGCTCCACAAGATGTGGGTGATGAACAGGATTCAACGGGCAGTGATTCACACTGTTTTAAGCATAACAGACCAGGCAATGATGACTTTCACTTACATGGAGATGAAGCTGTTGCTGGTCATACTGATGAAATGGAAAAATCCACCCGAACAAAGAAAAAGCTTGCATCTCGTGAAAGGTCCAGGTGCCAAAATCCATCCAACTTGCAAGTTAAATTCGAAGAGCACAAGGCTCAGGCTATGCCATGTAATGGAAATAAGAAATCCGAGGTGATGGAACTGGAAGGGGTAAAAACAGGTGAAGGAAACCCTACTGAAGTGAGCATTTCCCGGAGGTCTGAAAACTGCGATGCCACTGAAGGTGGCAGTCTTGAAAGAAAGAGCAAAGTTGATGAAATTCATGGGTCAAACTCGAATTATGTGATTGATAACTTGATAAGAAGTCATATCTCATCATCAGAAGCAGTTAATCTGCACCTTGAGAACGATGCTGGTGAGGCTTCTTGCAGTTACCCACCAAGGAGGTATGCTAGTCCGGTTCGACAGTGGATGTCAAAACTTACTTCCCCGGATCTTGACATATCTGAGTCTTCTACAAAACCGCCTCCAAACATGAAGGAGAATACTTTGAAAGCGAAGCTTCTTGAAGCGCGGTCAAAGGGGCCACGCTCTCGTTTAAGAATCTTCAAAGGTTCTTCATAG
- the LOC118033775 gene encoding uncharacterized protein At5g41620 isoform X2 yields the protein MHKGVHLTNGGGGGGDSRLRRHEKRQHFFKEKGLDLSHFLADPSPSSPDQPESAGSLRRHIAASLIQHHRSIERSNHALQPVSPASYGSSMEVAPYNPAVTPSSSLDFKGRIGESHYSLKTSTELLKVLNRIWSLEEQHVSNVSLIKALKIELDHARIRIKELLRYQQADRHEIDDLMKQIAEDKLVQKSKEQERLHAAIQSLRDELEDERKLRKRSESLHRKLARELSEVKSSFSNALKEMERERKSRKLLEDLCDEFAKGIKDYEQEVHTLNKKSDRDWVGRADGDRLILHISESWLDERMQMRLEETQHGFSENNSIADKLGFEIETFLKTKRMGNSKSSNNVLPRERRNSMESVPLNETVSAPQDVGDEQDSTGSDSHCFKHNRPGNDDFHLHGDEAVAGHTDEMEKSTRTKKKLASRERSRCQNPSNLQVKFEEHKAQAMPCNGNKKSEVMELEGVKTGEGNPTEVSISRRSENCDATEGGSLERKSKVDEIHGSNSNYVIDNLIRSHISSSEAVNLHLENDAGEASCSYPPRRYASPVRQWMSKLTSPDLDISESSTKPPPNMKENTLKAKLLEARSKGPRSRLRIFKGSS from the exons ATGCACAAGGGTGTGCATCTTACTAATGGtgggggtggtggtggtgattctAGGTTGCGCCGCCACGAAAAGCGGCAAcattttttcaaggaaaaggGACTTGACCTCTCTCATTTCTTGGCTGACCCTTCTCCTAGTTCTCCTGATCAG CCAGAAAGTGCAGGCAGTTTAAGGAGACATATTGCTGCATCTCTGATTCAGCATCATCGATCAATTGAAAGAAGTAACCATGCTCTACAACCTGTATCTCCAGCAAGTTATGGTAGTTCTATGGAG GTGGCACCTTATAACCCTGCAGTCACTCCTTCCAGCTCGTTGGACTTCAAAGGAAGGATTGGTGAGTCACATTATAGTCTCAAAACATCCACAGAATTACTAAAAGTATTGAATCGAATATGGAGCCTTGAAGAACAGCATGTTTCTAATGTGTCATTGATAAAAGCATTGAAGATTGAGCTAGACCATGCCCGTATCAGGATTAAAGAACTACTTCGGTATCAGCAAGCAGATCGGCATGAGATAGATGATTTAATGAAGCAAATTGCTGAAGATAAACTAGTTCAGAAGAGTAAGGAGCAGGAACGTTTGCATGCTGCTATCCAGTCTCTCAGGGATGAGCTGGAAGATGAGAGGAAGTTAAGAAAACGATCGGAGAGCCTACACAGGAAATTAGCCCGGGAGCTTTCTGAAGTGAAATCCTCCTTTTCTAATGCTTTGAAAGAGatggaaagagagagaaaatctaGAAAGTTGTTGGAAGACCTCTGTGACGAGTTTGCCAAGGGAATAAAAGACTACGAACAGGAAGTGCATACCCTGAATAAAAAATCTGACAGGGATTGGGTTGGAAGGGCTGATGGTGATCGTTTGATTCTCCACATATCTGAATCATGGCTTGATGAGCGGATGCAGATGAGGCTAGAAGAAACACAGCATGGTTTTTCTGAAAACAACTCAATAGCGGACAAATTGGGTTTCGAAATAGAGACATTCCTTAAAACTAAACGAATGGGTAATTCTAAGAGCAGCAATAACGTATTGCCAAGGGAACGGCGGAATTCAATGGAATCCGTCCCTCTGAATGAGACTGTAAGTGCTCCACAAGATGTGGGTGATGAACAGGATTCAACGGGCAGTGATTCACACTGTTTTAAGCATAACAGACCAGGCAATGATGACTTTCACTTACATGGAGATGAAGCTGTTGCTGGTCATACTGATGAAATGGAAAAATCCACCCGAACAAAGAAAAAGCTTGCATCTCGTGAAAGGTCCAGGTGCCAAAATCCATCCAACTTGCAAGTTAAATTCGAAGAGCACAAGGCTCAGGCTATGCCATGTAATGGAAATAAGAAATCCGAGGTGATGGAACTGGAAGGGGTAAAAACAGGTGAAGGAAACCCTACTGAAGTGAGCATTTCCCGGAGGTCTGAAAACTGCGATGCCACTGAAGGTGGCAGTCTTGAAAGAAAGAGCAAAGTTGATGAAATTCATGGGTCAAACTCGAATTATGTGATTGATAACTTGATAAGAAGTCATATCTCATCATCAGAAGCAGTTAATCTGCACCTTGAGAACGATGCTGGTGAGGCTTCTTGCAGTTACCCACCAAGGAGGTATGCTAGTCCGGTTCGACAGTGGATGTCAAAACTTACTTCCCCGGATCTTGACATATCTGAGTCTTCTACAAAACCGCCTCCAAACATGAAGGAGAATACTTTGAAAGCGAAGCTTCTTGAAGCGCGGTCAAAGGGGCCACGCTCTCGTTTAAGAATCTTCAAAGGTTCTTCATAG
- the LOC118033775 gene encoding uncharacterized protein At5g41620 isoform X3 — MEVAPYNPAVTPSSSLDFKGRIGESHYSLKTSTELLKVLNRIWSLEEQHVSNVSLIKALKIELDHARIRIKELLRYQQADRHEIDDLMKQIAEDKLVQKSKEQERLHAAIQSLRDELEDERKLRKRSESLHRKLARELSEVKSSFSNALKEMERERKSRKLLEDLCDEFAKGIKDYEQEVHTLNKKSDRDWVGRADGDRLILHISESWLDERMQMRLEETQHGFSENNSIADKLGFEIETFLKTKRMGNSKSSNNVLPRERRNSMESVPLNETVSAPQDVGDEQDSTGSDSHCFKHNRPGNDDFHLHGDEAVAGHTDEMEKSTRTKKKLASRERSRCQNPSNLQVKFEEHKAQAMPCNGNKKSEVMELEGVKTGEGNPTEVSISRRSENCDATEGGSLERKSKVDEIHGSNSNYVIDNLIRSHISSSEAVNLHLENDAGEASCSYPPRRYASPVRQWMSKLTSPDLDISESSTKPPPNMKENTLKAKLLEARSKGPRSRLRIFKGSS, encoded by the exons ATGGAG GTGGCACCTTATAACCCTGCAGTCACTCCTTCCAGCTCGTTGGACTTCAAAGGAAGGATTGGTGAGTCACATTATAGTCTCAAAACATCCACAGAATTACTAAAAGTATTGAATCGAATATGGAGCCTTGAAGAACAGCATGTTTCTAATGTGTCATTGATAAAAGCATTGAAGATTGAGCTAGACCATGCCCGTATCAGGATTAAAGAACTACTTCGGTATCAGCAAGCAGATCGGCATGAGATAGATGATTTAATGAAGCAAATTGCTGAAGATAAACTAGTTCAGAAGAGTAAGGAGCAGGAACGTTTGCATGCTGCTATCCAGTCTCTCAGGGATGAGCTGGAAGATGAGAGGAAGTTAAGAAAACGATCGGAGAGCCTACACAGGAAATTAGCCCGGGAGCTTTCTGAAGTGAAATCCTCCTTTTCTAATGCTTTGAAAGAGatggaaagagagagaaaatctaGAAAGTTGTTGGAAGACCTCTGTGACGAGTTTGCCAAGGGAATAAAAGACTACGAACAGGAAGTGCATACCCTGAATAAAAAATCTGACAGGGATTGGGTTGGAAGGGCTGATGGTGATCGTTTGATTCTCCACATATCTGAATCATGGCTTGATGAGCGGATGCAGATGAGGCTAGAAGAAACACAGCATGGTTTTTCTGAAAACAACTCAATAGCGGACAAATTGGGTTTCGAAATAGAGACATTCCTTAAAACTAAACGAATGGGTAATTCTAAGAGCAGCAATAACGTATTGCCAAGGGAACGGCGGAATTCAATGGAATCCGTCCCTCTGAATGAGACTGTAAGTGCTCCACAAGATGTGGGTGATGAACAGGATTCAACGGGCAGTGATTCACACTGTTTTAAGCATAACAGACCAGGCAATGATGACTTTCACTTACATGGAGATGAAGCTGTTGCTGGTCATACTGATGAAATGGAAAAATCCACCCGAACAAAGAAAAAGCTTGCATCTCGTGAAAGGTCCAGGTGCCAAAATCCATCCAACTTGCAAGTTAAATTCGAAGAGCACAAGGCTCAGGCTATGCCATGTAATGGAAATAAGAAATCCGAGGTGATGGAACTGGAAGGGGTAAAAACAGGTGAAGGAAACCCTACTGAAGTGAGCATTTCCCGGAGGTCTGAAAACTGCGATGCCACTGAAGGTGGCAGTCTTGAAAGAAAGAGCAAAGTTGATGAAATTCATGGGTCAAACTCGAATTATGTGATTGATAACTTGATAAGAAGTCATATCTCATCATCAGAAGCAGTTAATCTGCACCTTGAGAACGATGCTGGTGAGGCTTCTTGCAGTTACCCACCAAGGAGGTATGCTAGTCCGGTTCGACAGTGGATGTCAAAACTTACTTCCCCGGATCTTGACATATCTGAGTCTTCTACAAAACCGCCTCCAAACATGAAGGAGAATACTTTGAAAGCGAAGCTTCTTGAAGCGCGGTCAAAGGGGCCACGCTCTCGTTTAAGAATCTTCAAAGGTTCTTCATAG